From a single Granulicella aggregans genomic region:
- a CDS encoding alpha/beta hydrolase yields the protein MIPSGSRVLDGMLLRPQTDSKASVLILHGIGERMSYWHEAQEMLARHGIASLIFDYSGYGKSTGATTPENLRQDTLAAYDSLRALLPGSRPPLLLGLSLGTGVAIDAAPCLIPVPSGVVLCEAFSSLREAGDAVLTATRLPGFAIRALARLLPDVYRTAESVRQLTSPLLIVHSDSDELFPLAMAQEIFAAAREDSERRAELFVPRGFAHNDAYLNPTLGYWQPILDFLLSPDEALKWPHGTHRDPGVF from the coding sequence TTGATCCCAAGCGGATCGCGAGTGCTCGACGGGATGCTCCTGCGGCCTCAAACGGATTCAAAGGCTTCTGTCCTGATCCTGCATGGCATCGGCGAGCGCATGTCCTACTGGCACGAGGCGCAGGAGATGCTTGCAAGGCACGGAATAGCGTCGCTGATCTTCGACTACTCCGGCTATGGGAAGAGCACGGGAGCGACTACGCCAGAGAATCTGCGGCAAGACACGCTAGCTGCCTATGATTCGCTTCGAGCACTGCTTCCAGGGAGTCGGCCACCGTTACTTCTGGGGCTATCGCTGGGAACCGGAGTGGCTATTGATGCGGCCCCGTGCCTGATCCCGGTGCCTTCGGGCGTCGTGCTCTGCGAGGCGTTTTCGTCGTTGCGGGAGGCTGGCGATGCGGTTCTGACGGCAACGCGGCTACCGGGATTTGCGATCCGCGCACTCGCGAGGCTTCTGCCTGATGTGTATCGTACAGCCGAGTCGGTCCGACAGCTGACATCGCCTCTGCTGATCGTTCACAGCGACTCCGACGAGTTGTTTCCCCTGGCGATGGCGCAGGAGATCTTCGCTGCAGCCCGTGAGGACAGCGAACGGCGCGCGGAACTCTTCGTGCCTCGTGGGTTTGCTCACAATGATGCTTACCTGAACCCAACTCTGGGATACTGGCAGCCGATTCTTGATTTCCTGCTCTCGCCGGATG